Part of the Candidatus Paceibacterota bacterium genome is shown below.
ACTCCCCTCATGTGGGAGCGTCCACTCCATATACTGGCCTGGCACAAACTTCGGAGTCACATCAGGACTGAATATAAGTTCAAATGTATGCTGCGCGAGTTCCTTCGTCGCCTTGAGTGAAAGCATCACACGATCACGCGCAGTAATACTGAATGCGAAGATATTTCCCAGCACGAGCGCGAGTTCTGGTGTTCCATAGATACCGAAGAGGTGCGCTGCGGGAACTGCGAGACTTCCAACAAGGGCACCATAGAACACGCGCGGTATCTTCCTCGTCGGCGCAGTAAGCGGCTCAGTGAGCATAACAAAACCAAGAAAGAAAATGGGTGAGCGCAATATAACATTCACAAATGTCGTAAGGATATTCCCCCCACTGATGACAATGTGAAGAATAGAGAAAAATGTAAATGCACCGAAAAAGGCATAGAGCATATCCGCTCTACGCAATTTACGAACGATCAAGAGACCTCCAAAAAATACAAACGGAAAAAGCATGGGTGTTCCAGCGACCCACCAATCAGTAATATGACCTGCCGCAAACGACATGATGACTGCAGCAATCGCCACGGGATTGAACACATGCTGCTTTCGATAAGCGAAAATATACTTTGAGGCCATCGCAATCACTGCAGACCAAAAATACATCCCGAACATCACTCCTGGTGACCCTGGAGTAATAAGTAATGTCAAAATCAACGCAGTGATATAGACGGACTCGACATTCGTCGGTGCACTGAATACTCTTGAAAAGATTGCATTCGTGAGCCATGACACCGCAGTGATGAATGCAGCCTCCGCTAGTAGATAGATGGGGTTATAATCGATTACCTTGAATATACTAAGGAGCAACGCGACAGCGAAAAGCCCGAGAAGATAATAGAGCACAACCCGATACATCGTGAATCGGTTGAGCACAGTATCGATATATTTCATTAAAAAATTCATTAGATTATGTATTTAGCAAATCCAGTAGTCATCATCGCCATTCCATTACTACCGACGAGATATCCTTCGACACCATCGATATATTCGAGAAAATATATCCCCTCCTCACCCATGGCATAGCATGCGGTCGCAAGACGATCAGCCTCATAAACATTCGGACCAATGACCGTAAGGCCGACGATTTTTTCTATCTTGTCCGTCCAGTTCTTTGGATTATAGATATGATTACCTCGCTGATAGATTCCCGATGTTGCGATACCCTTATCGGTGATTGCAACTCGTTTAATAATCTCGGCAAGATTGAATGGGTTCTGTATTCCAATCACCCAATCAGTACCGTCCCCATTATGACCCGATACTTCCATGTCTCCCGCAATCTCAACGCAGTAATTCTTATATCCCCGCTTCTTGAGTATCTGGGCGCCACGGTGCACCGCGAGACCCTTCACAAGACCCGATGGATTATAAGTTCCATCGGGCTGCTTGATATCGAAAAATCCATCAGTCTCTTCTTTGGTCTTCGCGCAAAGCGCAAAGACCTCGATCATCTCACTTGTCGCATCTTTCAATTTCAGCTCCCCCCTATTAATCGCTGAGAGTTGACTTGTTGGTTTGAAATAACTGAACGTATCATCAATATGTTTGAAATAATCAAAGACCGCTTCAATGTCTTTAACATCTGCGTTTGCATCAACTATTTCAACAATGCAAGGCATCGTCATGTAGGTACGTTCGAATTTCATATGTTAGGCTTTTGCCTGAGCGAGTGCTGATGCAAGAGAATCCACGAAGCCCCCACTCGTCGCTGACGCACCAGAAACTCGGTCGACTTGTGCATCTTGCGCAACAATCGCTTCTTGCGTAAGGATAGGTCGGGCGCGTGCGCTCTTGCCTGCTGATGTCGGATTATCATTTGGATAACTGAGCCATACGACATCGACAAGTTTCCCATTCTTCACGACTGCGCGCACTTGTACAAGTCCATAATAGACGTCAGCAATGTCTCCATCATAAGACCCATCTCTAAACTTCCCAGCAATCGCAGGTGTGGGGGTCGGAGTTGCGGGAACCGGAGCGGGTTTTGGTGTCTTCCCTTCGGGAGCGACCGTGGATTTCGGTGCGGTTACCGGTACCTGCGCAACGGGGGTTGGCTGCACAAAATCTCCTACGCTTACGGGCTTCCCGGGCTCCATATCATCCGCATTCGGAACGAGCACCGTATCAATAGGTGGTAATACAGAATTTGATTGCCTTTCGTATAATGCAAACCCTGCGAAAGAAAGAATCGTGAATATTGAAAGTAGGTATTTTTTCATGAAAACAAAAGGGTATTAATTTAATCATCATCCTCCCACTCATCATCGTCATCATCACGTGAAATATTTGCTCGCTGCGGTAATAGCTTCGGCACATATTTCGTCGTCGTTGACTGAATGGTTGTCGGTGCAGGAGTTTCGGGCGTTTGAGAAATACCAGTTGGACTTTGCACATTTAATATTGTGCCTTTTTGGCCTTTCTCCGCAGGAAGTATATCAGCATGCTCACCCTGAGCGCTTCCCGATAAAGGTAATGCTCCGTAGAGAATGGAAAGGGATGAGTTTTGCTTAAGATTATCACTCAATGTCTTTGCGACAGATCGAGCATCCTTAAAATCACTTGTGTTATTCAGC
Proteins encoded:
- a CDS encoding oxidoreductase encodes the protein MKYIDTVLNRFTMYRVVLYYLLGLFAVALLLSIFKVIDYNPIYLLAEAAFITAVSWLTNAIFSRVFSAPTNVESVYITALILTLLITPGSPGVMFGMYFWSAVIAMASKYIFAYRKQHVFNPVAIAAVIMSFAAGHITDWWVAGTPMLFPFVFFGGLLIVRKLRRADMLYAFFGAFTFFSILHIVISGGNILTTFVNVILRSPIFFLGFVMLTEPLTAPTRKIPRVFYGALVGSLAVPAAHLFGIYGTPELALVLGNIFAFSITARDRVMLSLKATKELAQHTFELIFSPDVTPKFVPGQYMEWTLPHEGSDTRGSRRYFTIASSPTEKDFLLGIKSFESGSTYKKALLLMKEGDMMTASQVAGDFVLPKDKSEKLVFIAGGIGITPFRSMLKYLVDMNEQRDIVVFYLNKVADEVAYKDVLEEAKYKLGIRVVIVLTDPGAAEGNAWAECGPCDAAMITKYVPDYKDRTYYISGPHGMVNVFEQTLKQMGVIAKRIIVDFFPGFA
- a CDS encoding FAD:protein FMN transferase → MKFERTYMTMPCIVEIVDANADVKDIEAVFDYFKHIDDTFSYFKPTSQLSAINRGELKLKDATSEMIEVFALCAKTKEETDGFFDIKQPDGTYNPSGLVKGLAVHRGAQILKKRGYKNYCVEIAGDMEVSGHNGDGTDWVIGIQNPFNLAEIIKRVAITDKGIATSGIYQRGNHIYNPKNWTDKIEKIVGLTVIGPNVYEADRLATACYAMGEEGIYFLEYIDGVEGYLVGSNGMAMMTTGFAKYII
- a CDS encoding FMN-binding protein translates to MKKYLLSIFTILSFAGFALYERQSNSVLPPIDTVLVPNADDMEPGKPVSVGDFVQPTPVAQVPVTAPKSTVAPEGKTPKPAPVPATPTPTPAIAGKFRDGSYDGDIADVYYGLVQVRAVVKNGKLVDVVWLSYPNDNPTSAGKSARARPILTQEAIVAQDAQVDRVSGASATSGGFVDSLASALAQAKA
- a CDS encoding DUF5667 domain-containing protein, whose amino-acid sequence is MPIIVLIILALTGGVGYASKSALPGDALYSVKTSVTEPVEEALAFGPKAESAVYVSHALERLREIEQLKSLGKLDGKTQEFTKSAFESEISKVNAAILALNNTSDFKDARSVAKTLSDNLKQNSSLSILYGALPLSGSAQGEHADILPAEKGQKGTILNVQSPTGISQTPETPAPTTIQSTTTKYVPKLLPQRANISRDDDDDEWEDDD